CACGAGTCACGGGCTCATCAGCTGCGGACTCGCGCTCATGTTGCTGGTCCGACGTCGACGCCGCTCGACCCAACGCTGAACGCGCGCCATCGGCGCCGCTCGACCCAACGCTGACGCGCACCGTCGGCGCCGCTCGACCCGACGCTGCGCGCGCACCATCGGCGAAGTCGCACGAAAACGGCTTCGCCGCCTGTCGGCAACCTGTTAGAACTCGGCACATGTCGACTCAGATCAAGTGCGCTCCGAACGGCCCCCTCTTGACCGAGGGTCCCCTCACCCTCACCGATCCGACGGGCAAGAACCTCGAGATCCCTGCCGGCAAGAAGATCGCCCTCTGCCGCTGCGGTTTCTCGCAGAACAAGCCCTTCTGCGACGGGCAGCACTCGAAGCAAGGCTTCAAGGCCGACGAAGAAGCGAAAGCGCCCTGAGCGCCCAGCCGAGTTCTCGGCTAGCAGCCGCACCTTCGGCTGCGTCGCGCGCCCGCACCCCTCTTCTCGTTGCGACCCTGCGCCGCCAACGCAGCTGCGTCACAAGCCTCAGTCACGCAGGCGGCAGCGCACGTCGGCCTTGAACTCCGACGCCGGCGAACCGCGAAAGGTCACGACGGTCTCGCTGCTCGCGGCCCCCACGTCGACTTCGATGGGTTCGGGATTCACGTCCGTCGTCACGCGGCAGGCTGCCGTCT
The nucleotide sequence above comes from Polyangiaceae bacterium. Encoded proteins:
- a CDS encoding CDGSH iron-sulfur domain-containing protein; this translates as MSTQIKCAPNGPLLTEGPLTLTDPTGKNLEIPAGKKIALCRCGFSQNKPFCDGQHSKQGFKADEEAKAP